DNA sequence from the Streptomyces sp. CA-210063 genome:
CTCCCGGATCCGGTCGGCGAACGCCGGGGGAGTGAGGGTCCCGGCCGGGCAGTTGACGAGGTCGCGGGCCAGACAGGTGGCCTCGGCGGCGGCCAGGCCCTCGGCGACGGCCCGCCGCTCCGGGGTCGCCACGATCACCTCGGCCAGCGGACTCGCGGCCCGCGCGGAGCGGTACTCGTCGTAGCGGTACAGGCCCAGCACCGCGCCCTCCGTCACGGCCCGGGCCCGGTCGGCGGCCGGGACCCCGCTGCCGTCGGCCAGCGCGAGGTCGAGGCGGAGCGTACGGGCGGGGCCCGCGGCCCGTACCGAGGCGGCCGCCGCGGCGCGGAACGTGGCGGCCGTGGCCGAACCGGCGGGCCCCAGGCCCACGTTGAGCACCACCGCGCGGCCGTCGGCGGACGGCTCGGCGACCACCTGCCCGGGCCGTGCCACGAAGCCCCGGCGGCGGCTGAAGGCGCCGACGGCCGCGCCGGTGTGCCGGCCGTACGCGACGACGTCGGCCGCCCGGCTCGCCGTATCGGCTGTATCTGCGGTATCTGCGGTATCTGCGGTATCGGCCGTATCCGGCGTGTCCGTGCCGACGTCACCCGCCACGACCCGTGTCATGCGGTCATACGCGTTCGTACTGCGTGCCCGACTCGTCGCGGCGCAGCAGGTTCTCGTCCACGAGCGCCCGGCGCAGGGTCACCCAGTCGTCGAACCACTGGCCGCAGATCGCGTTGACCTTGGCTTCGGAGTAGGTGACACCGGCCTCGAAGGAGTCGGCCACGACGGTGAGCACCCGGCTGCGGACCTCGGCCTTGCCGGGGATCGAGGTCAGCCGTCCCTTGCGGAAGTAGGCCCCCGCGCCGTCGCCGCCGCCCCGGCCGGAGATCCTGACCTCCGCCTGGACGGCCAGCCGGAACGTGTCGTCGATCAGCCGGTAGGTGCGGGCGTCGGCGTCGTACGCGGCGATCCGCCCGTCGACGAGCTTCTGCAGGGCGACGGCGGCGGCGGCCGGGCGCAGCCCCGCCCGCTCCGCCACCTGTGCCACGGAGGTCGCGCCGAGCGCGAGAGCCGCGAAGGCGTCGCGCCGGTCGGTCTGGGCGAGGATGCCGATCAGATCGCGGCAGGACGGCGGCAGGTCCTCGGCGCGGGTCTGGTCCTCGGTGGGGGCCGTGGTCATAGTGATCAACTTCCGGGTCGTGATGCGGCGTTGTGCTCGGTGCTGCGTGGTGGTGTTGGTGTGGTGTGTCGTGTGTGGTGCTCGGAGCTGTGCACAGTGATCCTCTACGAGTACCGCGCCGACGGGCGGTCACCGCAAACGGGAAACGCCGTGCGGGACGGATTTCAGCCAGGCCGCCGCGGCGGAGGCGGACCGGTGAGCGTGAGGGGTACGGCAGTTCGGGACCGGCGGGGAG
Encoded proteins:
- a CDS encoding DUF2087 domain-containing protein — encoded protein: MTTAPTEDQTRAEDLPPSCRDLIGILAQTDRRDAFAALALGATSVAQVAERAGLRPAAAAVALQKLVDGRIAAYDADARTYRLIDDTFRLAVQAEVRISGRGGGDGAGAYFRKGRLTSIPGKAEVRSRVLTVVADSFEAGVTYSEAKVNAICGQWFDDWVTLRRALVDENLLRRDESGTQYERV